Below is a genomic region from Microbacterium esteraromaticum.
TTGTGATTCCAGAAGCCGTTGCACTCGATCTCGCCCTTGGCGCTGGCGAGAGGCGAGAAGCGGGTGTCACCCGAAGACTTCCAGTCGACGTACTCGATGTCGAGCCATTCCTTCGGGTCCATCTCCCCGCCGTACGGGTCGAGGATGACGAATCCCTTGTCTTCGAGGGCTGCGGACTTGATGTATCCCATGATCTGAGTCATGTCCTTTCGTAATGGGCCAGCACGTTTTAACAGGCCCTACTTAGGTAAGCCTACATCGGGCTTCTGAACGCGCCGGGCGGCACGGCCGGAGAAAATGCCCGCGGACTAGACTCGATCCGGCGGACCGTCACCCCGCCGCTCGGAGGAATCACGCAGCCATGGCAACGGCCACCAATGTCGAAGCACACGCAACGGGCACGATCGAGTGGCTCTCCGCCCCGACGACCAACATCGTCGTCCCGGTCTATCAGCGCCAGTACCGGTGGGACATCGGCGGCTGCGAGAAGCTGCTCTCCGACATCAGGGCTGTGGCAGGAGAGGACGCCGCGGACCGGCACTTCATCGGATCGATCCTGTCCGGTCGCGATGCCGCATCGGAAGCGGATGCCGAGGACGGCGACCTCATCCTCATCGACGGCCAGCAGCGCATCACCACGATCATGCTGCTGATCGCGGCGCTGCATCACGCCGTGCGCGACGCCGACGCCGCACTCGCCGCCGAGCTCGAGCGCGTGCTCGTCCGCGCCGACGACCCCAGTCGCACCAAGCTGCGCCCGCACCATGCGTGGGCCGAGCTCTACGAGTCGGTCGTGCTCGATCGGCGCGGAGACGTCGACCGCGAGTCGCGCTTCGACGACAATTACGCGTTCTTCCGCAGCCAGGTGCACGCCGACGAGGCGCAGGCGATCTGGCGCGGCCTGCAGCGTCTGGAGCACGTCTCGATCACGCTCGGCCCGCAGGCCAGCGCTCAGCAGATCTTCGAGAGTCTCAACTCGACCGGCCAGCCGCTGCGTGACCACGAACTGATCCACAACTACATCCTGATGGGCCTCTCGCACGCCGAGCAGCTGCGCATCGAGCAGGACTACTGGCTGCCGGTCGAGCAGCACACCGGCGAGACGATCGGGGGCTTCTGGCGTCACTACCTGGTGATGACCACGGGGCGCGAGATCGACGCCGCCGGCGAGCACGGCGTATACGCCGCCTTCCGGGCCTCCTTCCCGCGGCTGGACCTCGATCGTCTCCGCGAGGACGCCGCGGTGTGGCGCGAGTACGCCGAGATCTACGGCATCCTGCTCGATCCGACTCGGGAGCCGGATCCCGCGATACGCGCGCAGCTGCATCATGTGAACACCTTCGGCCGCACCTCGTATCCGCTGGTGATGAGCGCCTATGGCGACCACCGCCGGGGGGCGATCAGCCGCGACGACCTCATCGAGGTGCTGGAGTGGGTCCAAGCGCTGTTCCTGCGCCGCGCCATCGTCGGGCTGCCGAGCGACCGGCTCATTGCCAGGCTGTGCCGCGCTCGGGCGGATGGCCGTGACACCCTGATGCGCGCCATCGCGCGCATCACCCCATCCGATGAGCGGATCAGCGCTGTGCTGAAGTACGGCGAGCTTCCGCACCCTGCGTATGTGCTCGGTCGCATCGCGGGGGTCGACGATCTCTCCGAGTTCGACGTCGAGACCGTCGTGCCGCCCGTGCCGGCCACTTCGTGGAGCGGCGACGGCATCCGCGAATGGAAGGAGTACACCGAGGATGAGCAGAACGCCCATCGCGCGCTGACTCCGACGCTCGGCAACCTCACCCTGCTGGAGGACTCGCTCACCCTCCGCGTGTTCGGGGCGTCGTTCCCCGAGAAGCGCGATCGCGCCTACGCCCGCAGCTCGGTCGCGGCCACCAGGGAGCTCGGCGAGATCGCGGCGTGGAGCACCGCGGCGATCGCTGCTCGAACCGTACGGCTGACCGCGGAGCTGCTGAAGATCTGGGCGCGCCCCGACGTCGACGAGATCGACGACGACGGCCTCACCCCCGTGCTCGACGCCGTGCGCCGCCGGGGCTGGCCCGCCGGATGGGACCGGGAGTTCGACTACTGCGAGTACCGAGGCGAGCACTGGGAGATCAAGGACGTCCGCGCCCTGTTCAACCGCATCTTCCGCCGCGCGTGGACCGACGACCGCCCCGCCGCCCTCGCGTACAGCGGGAAGCACGGCGGCCCCATCTACAGCGAGATGGCCTGGAAGGGCCAGTGGGATCAGTTCGACGAATCCCACTTCCTCTACATGGGCTGGGACTCGCACTACATGATGACGGCCCTGCAGGGGGTTCTCGAGGAATCCGGGATCGCCGCCGAAGTGTTCGTGAAGTACTCGTACATAGGGAACGTGATGTGATGACCGCCACCACCACCGTCCGGCGCATGCAGGACCTCACCGTCGAGGAGCACACGCTCACCCTTCCCCTGGTCTGGGGCGATCCCGCCGACACGCGCACGATCGACGTCTTCGCCGCCGTGGTCACCCGTGAGGGCGGCGAGGATCTGCCGTATCTCGTCTTCCTTCAGGGCGGGCCGGGTCACGAGGCGCCGCGCCCGTTCCACTCCCCGTCGGCACCGTCCTGGCTGGATGCCGCACTGGCAGAGCACCGCGTCGTGCTGCTCGACCAGCGCGGCACCGGCCGCTCGACGCCCGTGGGCGACGGAGACCTGGCACGCGGTGCCGAGGCCGTCGCCGAGCACCTCACCCACCTGCGCGCGGATGCCATCGTGCGCGACTGCGAGGCCTTCCGCCAACACCTCGGAGCGGAGCGGTGGAACGTGCTCGGTCAGTCGTTCGGCGGCTTCACCACCCTGGCCTACCTGTCGACCGACGCGTCGTCGCTCGAGCGCGTCTACATCACCGGAGGCCTGAGCACCCTCGATCGCACTCCGGACGAGGTGTACGCCCTCTGCTACGACAAGATGCGGGATGCCTCCGAACGCTACTACCGGCGCTTCCCCGAGCATCGCGATCGGATGCGCCGCCTCGCGGATCTCGCCCTCGCCGGCGAGCTCGTGCTGCCCGACGGCGAGATGGTCTCGCTGTCCCGGCTGCGGTCGATCGGATCGGCTCTCGGCACCAACGACGGCTGGCAGTCGCTCTGGTCGTTCCTCGAGCTCGACCCCTCCTCCAACGCGTTCCGACACGATCTCGCCGCGGCGATGCCGTATGACGGCAGGAATCCGCTGTACTTCGTGTTCCACGAGTCCAGCTACGCGTCAGGTCACCGCACCCGCTGGTCTGCGGAGCGGGTCGAGCCGTCCGACTTCGCCGCCGACCCGACCCTGTTCACCGGCGAGCACATCCGACGCGACTGGACGGAGACAGTGCCCGCGTTCCGCCCCTGGCGCGATGTCGCGCTCGCCCTGGCCGAGCACGAATGGCCGGCGATCTACGATGCGGCGGCGGTGCAGGCATCCGGAGCCGTCGGCGCCGCAGCGGTGTACGTGAACGACGTGTACGTACCCTATGAGTTCTCGATGGAGACGGCGCGGCTGCTGCCCGGTGTGCGCACGTGGGCTACCAGCGAGCACGAGCACAACGGCCTTCGCGCGGGGGACGTGCTCCCCCGTCTGTTCGAGCTGGCGCACGACCGCCGCGTGCGCTGACCGCTGAGTTCACGCGTCGCCGTCGCGCTCCTCATCATCGTCGGGCACATCGATGCCCTGCTCGATGACGTCGGCCGGGTCGGCCTCCACACCGTCCGGCGTCGGTTCGGTCGTGGTGCGCTCGGGATCGTGCGGTTCGTCGACCGGGTCGCGCCGCTGCTCCAGGGCATCCGCCTCCGGGATCTCCGCCGTCTGCTCGTCGTGATGACCGCTCATGTCGTCCTCCCTCGCGATGTGCTCCACATCGTCCCCGGTGGTTCCCCCGTCCAGAAGGGGGTTGCATCTCGCCGATCGACCGCCGCGGCACCCCGCGTCAAGGGCATGTCCACGGTCCGCGCGGCGGCCTACGGTGATCGGGATGACGCACCACGATCGCCGCGCCCAGCGGCAGCCGCACGTCAGAGTGGGCACGTCCGGCTGGCGGTACCGCTCGTGGCGCGGGGACTTCTACCCGGCAGGACTGGTGCAGCGCGCCGAGCTGACGTACATCGGCGAACACTTCTCGACGGTCGAGCTGAACGGATCGTTCTACTCGCTGCAGCGTCCGCAGAGCTATCTGCGCTGGCGCGCTGAGGTGCCGGAGGACTTCACGTTCGCGGTGAAGGGATCCCGCTACATCTCGCACATGCTGCGCCTGCGCGAAACGACCGGCGCTCTCGCGAACTTCTTCGCATCGGGAGTGCTGGCGCTGGGGCCGACGCTGGGGCCGATCCTCTGGCAGCTTCCGGAGCGGCAGCAGTTCGAACCCGACGTGCTCGCCGACTTCCTCGATGCCCTGCCGCGCACCACCGCCGAGGCGCGAGCGCTCGGACAGCAGCACGACGCGCGGATGACGGGCAGGACGTGGCTGAGCGACGTCGAGGACCGTCCACTGCGCTACGCGCTCGAGCCCCGATCGTCGAGCTTCGACGATCCCGCGCTCACCGAGATCCTGAACAGGCGCGGCGTGGCCCTGACCGTCGCCGACACAGCGGGCAGATGGCCGCAGTTCGAGCCCGGCGATGCCGACCTCGTCTACGTGCGGCTGCACGGCGCGTCGGAGCTGTACGCGAGCGGCTACACGCCGGAGGAGCTCGAGGGCTGGGCCGAGCGATGCCGCCGGTGGTCCGCCGGGAGGGGAGATCGGGACGTCTTCGTCTACTTCGACAACGATGCGCGCGGGCACGCACCGCACGATGCGCTCACCCTCGCGCGCCTGGTCGGAGACTCACAGGACGGGCGGCGATGAGACGCCGTGCGGTCACGTCCTCGGCCATCGCGTCGGTTGGGTACGAGGAGTCGACGGCTGAGCTCGAGATCGAATTCGTCAGTGGTGAGGTGTACCGCTACTTCGCCGTGCCGCGCTCCGTGCACACGGATCTGCTCTCGGCCCCGAGCATCGGGCGATACTTCCAACGGCACATCCGTGATCGATACCCGACACGGCAGCAGTGATCGACTGCTCCGGTCAACGGCGCGAGCGCCGCACCCGCCGCGCCAGGCGCTCGTCGGCCACGTCGTTCTCGGCCGTCTTCTCGAGCCTGGTCGTGTCGCGCAGTTGCACCTGCAGCTCCCGCTCCGCCGGCACGCCTCTGCGCAGCTCACGCACCCGCTCGAGCTCGGCGTCGAAGAGCGCGCCGACGAGCAGCGCGATGTTCCCGATCCACAGCCAGAGCAGGAAGAGCACGACCCCAGCGAACGACCCGTATATCCGGTCGTAGTCGGCGAGATCGCGCACGTAGAACCCGAAGCCCACCGAGGCCAGCGCGAACACCGCGATCGCCACCAGCGCGCCCACGCTCATCAGCCTGAACCTGGGGTGCGCGATGTTTGGCGCGAAGTAGTACAGGATCGCGACGATCAGGCAGACGACGAGGACCACGGCAGGCCAGCGCGCGATGCGCCAGATCGTCAGCGCGACCTCACCCGCGCCGAGTGACGTGCCGATCGACCTCGCCAGAGGCCAGCTCAGCGCCGCCAGGGCGCACGCGATCGTCACGAGCAGGAACACCGCGAAGGTCACGAGCAGGTGGGTGGGCTTCGCCTTCCAGAACATCCGTCCCTCGGGCACGCCGTAGATGCGGTTCATGGCCCGTCCGAGAGCGGTGACGTACCTGGCGACCGACCACAGGGCGAAGACGAGCGCCAGGACCAGCAGCCAGCCCGCTCCGGCCGTCGTGGCCACCTGCTCGAGCGGGCGCCTCAGAGCCTGGGCGATGTCGGCCGGTGCGACCTCGCGCAGCACGTCGAGCACGGCCTTCGCCGCACCGCGCTTCTCGCCGAACACGCCGATGACCGAGAAGGCGGCGATCAGTGCCGGGAACATGGCGAGCACGGCGTAGAAGGTCAGGCCCGCCGCGGCGTCAGGACAGTAGGTGCGGAAGAACCCCCGGGCGACTCGCCGCGCGATCAGCGCTGTGGCACCCCGGCGGTCGCCATCGCGGTGCGTGCCGCCGGGCTCCGGCTCGTGTGTCCCCATCTGCCCAGGATGCCGCATCCGGCCCCGCAGGGCATCGGCCTTGCGGGGCGCAGAACCGCGATGCTAGCCGAGACGCCGCTGCGGTCAACCCCTTTGCCGGACCGGGTGGTCGACAGGCACGGTGATGGCGGAGAGGAGCAGACATGTCGAACATCCACGAAGAGCCCGACGAAATGCCGACGACCGAGGAGCTCGAGGAGCCGAGCACCGAGAAGGAGCCCGGTGAGGAGCCGCGGGTCGAGAGTCCGGACGAGCCGGAGCCCGACCACGAAGCCGTCGGCATCGTCGTCGTCGGCGGCCCGCAGAGCGACACCGCCGACGCGGCGCATTCGCAATCAGGAGAAGAGGATCAGCCCAGCTGAGCCTCGCGCCGGAGAGAGCTGCGGCCGGCCTCCCAGGCGTGCAGGATGTGCTCGCTCGCCCACCCGTCGACGGTGAGGCAGGCCGCGGCTCCGAACAGGATGTCGTCGAGGAGCTCCGGTCGGTCCTCCGCCAGTGAGCCGGCGAGGTCACGCCCCGCGATCTGCTCATGCACGGCATCCGCCTCGACGTGCTCGTCGTAGTAGGCGGCGACATCGTCGCCGAAGCCCAGACGTCGCAGCCCCTCCGCGATCGCGCGGCACGGAAGCGAGGAGGTCATCTCGAAGGCGGCGAGATGACCGACCGAGGCGCCGATCAGACGCCGGTTCAGACCGAACATGGTCATCAGGTTGAACGAGGCCAGCGTGATGGCGGGGACCAGATCGACATAGGCGCCATACGCGTCGTCGAGGTCGGCGCCGCGCATCGCGTCGGCGAACATCACCTGGTGCATCCGCTCCACGCGCCCTCCGCCGTACTCGTCGGCCTGGATCTCGATCAGTGCAGCTTTGGCGCGACCGGTGAGGCGAGGGATCGCCCACGAGTGCGCATCGGCCTCGCGCAGCGTGTAGATGCTGCGCTGCACGAGCAGCTCCCGTGCCTGCGCGGCATCGGCCCTGCGTGCGACATGATGCGACAGGCTCGGCCCCGGCTGCGGGGCAGTGAGGGCGAACAGCGCCGCTGCCACCGACTCCCCGGTCGGCTCCGGCCTCTCCGGCTGCGGGACGACGGCGCGCACCGCATCCTCGAAGGCTCGCTCGAGAGCAGCGCGCGCGGCCAGCAGCGACACATCCCACTCCCAGTGCGCCGCGAACTGCGGCAGTGACCCGTAGGCCACGGCGTACAGCAGGAACAGCGAGAGCTGAACGTCCTCGTCGGTGATCGGATCCTCGACGAGAACGGCGTCCCTGGCCAGCTGCGCGAGCTCGCCGGCGCGCTGCGGTGCACGATCCGTCAGCACCTCCAGCAGTGCGGCGCTGAGCGGCCCGCGTCCGGAGATGGCGATGGTCATCGGCTCGGAGGAGAGGCTGAGCGTCATGGTGCTCCTTCATCAGGCGGGGGATCACCTCGTCCGGCCACCCTAGGTGCGCGCGGGTCCTGGTTCACAGCCCTTGACACGGTGACCCGCGAGCAGTCAAGTCCCTGTGCGCCGGGGCTCGGCCGCGCGACGCTGGGGGCTCCACCGCGACGAGGAGCAGGCATGACTGCGAGAACCGAGGCCCCCACGATCACCGCCTGCACCGACGGGCCGCTGCTGGTCCGCGGCGACGTCGACCTGCAGTCGGCCGCCGGTCGCCCGATCGAGCGTCACCGCAGCACGATCGCGCTGTGTCGATGCGGCCTGTCGTCGATCAAGCCGTTCTGCGACGGTGCGCACAAGACGTCGGGATTCCGCACCGATGACGGACCGGATGTCAGGAAGTAGGGCGGGTCGGACTTGAACCGACGATCGTTGGGTTATGAGCCCACTGCCTTAACCAGCTTGGCCACCGCCCCGTGAACCACCAGCCTACCGCCCGCTCCGCGCGCTACCGCGCCTGCGCCGCCGAGTGGGTGCGGATGTGGCCGAGGTAGATCTCCGCATTCGCGACGAGACCCTGCCGCTCCTGGTCGGTCAGCGGACGACGCACCTTCGCCGGCACGCCCGCCACGAGGGACCCGTCCGGTACCTCGGTGCCGCTCAGCACCACCGCGCCGCCCGCGATGAGGCATCCGGCGCCGATCACCGCTCCGCTCAGCACCACCGCGCCCATCCCGACGAGCGAGCCGTCGCCGATCGTGCAGCCGTGCACGACCGCGTTGTGCCCTATCGAGACGTCATCGCCGATGACGACGGCGTGCGCCGTGTCGACGTGCACCGACACGTTGTCCTGCACATTGCTGCGCGCGCCCACCGTGATGGGCGCCGAATCAGCCCGCAGCACGGCGTTGTACCAGACGCTCGCTCCAGCACCGAGCGCGACCTCTCCGACGATGCGCGCACCGTCGGCCAGGAAGGCGTCTTCTGCGATGCGGGGGACCCTGGTTCCGAGGGCGATGACGGAGGCGTTCGAGGCGATGGTCATGAAGGTGAGACTACCCTCACTTCCGCGTGATTCCGCGGAAGAACGGGTGGGTAAGCGTTGCCTACGCTTGCTTGCGGAATGACTCTCGGTGAGTAGCGTTGTAGTCACAAGACGTGGAAGAAGACACCCGGAGGTTCTCATGAGCAAGGCCCAGACCGTTCCCAGCATCGCCGTCGACCCGACCGTCGCGGCGGCCGCAGCCCAGTTCCTCTCCCCCGTGGTGCACGGCCTTCAGGCCCTCACCGTCAATGGGAAGCAGGCGCACTGGCACGTCCGTGGCGCGAACTTCGTCGGCGTGCACGAGCTGCTCGACACGATCGTCGAGCACGCAGGCGAGTTCGCCGACACCGCCGCGGAGCGCATCGTCGCCCTCGGCCTGCCGATCGACGCCCGCATGCAGACCGTCGCAGAGAAGGCCGGACAGACCGCCGTCCCCGCCGGCTTCGAGCAGTCCGACGCGCTCATCCGCGCCGTGATCGGCGACATCGACGCGATCCTCGTGGATGTGAAGGCAGCCGTCGACGGCCTCGACGAGGTCGACCTCACCAGCCAGGACGTCGCTATCGAGATCCAGCGCGGCCTCGAGAAGGACCGCTGGTTCCTGATCTCGCACATCGCGGCCTGACGCCGCAGCATCGAGAGGGTGCCGCAGCATCGCTGCGGCGCCCTCTCGCGTTCGATGGCTGCAGGTTCAGGCGAGGTGGGTGAGCCTGCCGCCCAGCAGGGTGGCTGCCACCGGCATCCGGCTCAGCTCTGCGCGATCCGCCGTCAGCGGGTCGATCTCGCAGAGCGCCAGATCGGCGATGCCGCCGATCTCGATGTCGCTCCCACCGTGCCGGCTGCTGGCGCGCAGCGCCGATTCGATGCCGACGCGCTCCTCCGGCCTCCACGGCTCACGGTCGTCACCTGTGCGGTGCACCGCAGCGGCGATCGTCAGCCACGGATCGAGCGGGGCGACGGGAGCATCCGACCCGAAGCGCACCGGGATGCCCGCCTCGATAAGCGAACCGAGAGGATGACTCAGCGCCTGCTGATGCTGCCAGAGGCTGCCGACCAGGTCGCGGTCGTCGATCGCGTGCTCGGGCTGCACGCTCGCGATCACACCCAGTCGCGCGAAGCGCACCAGGTCGGCGTGCCGCACCAGCTGCGCGTGCTCGATCGTGCCACGAGCCTGGGTGAAGGTGAAGGCGTCGAGGGCGGATGCCACAGCTCGGTCGCCGATCGCATGCACGGCGACCTCGATGCCGGATGCGGTGGCCGTGGTGAGCAGTTCGCGCAGCCGATCCGGCTCGATGGTGAGCACCCCGAAGTTGGTCGGATCGTCGTCATAGGCGTGCGAGCACGCCGCGGTGCGGGTGCCGAGCGACCCGTCGGTGATGAGCTTCAGAGGGCCGACATGCACCAGCCCTGAGGTGGAGGCGAGTTCGTCCCCGGTGCGCAGGCCGCGCTCGATCGCACGGTGCAGTTCAGCCGCATAGAAGGCGAACTCCACCCGATGCGCGGCGAACCCCGCGTGCGCCCTGCGCTGCCACGCGTC
It encodes:
- a CDS encoding YihY/virulence factor BrkB family protein gives rise to the protein MGTHEPEPGGTHRDGDRRGATALIARRVARGFFRTYCPDAAAGLTFYAVLAMFPALIAAFSVIGVFGEKRGAAKAVLDVLREVAPADIAQALRRPLEQVATTAGAGWLLVLALVFALWSVARYVTALGRAMNRIYGVPEGRMFWKAKPTHLLVTFAVFLLVTIACALAALSWPLARSIGTSLGAGEVALTIWRIARWPAVVLVVCLIVAILYYFAPNIAHPRFRLMSVGALVAIAVFALASVGFGFYVRDLADYDRIYGSFAGVVLFLLWLWIGNIALLVGALFDAELERVRELRRGVPAERELQVQLRDTTRLEKTAENDVADERLARRVRRSRR
- a CDS encoding DUF72 domain-containing protein, with product MTHHDRRAQRQPHVRVGTSGWRYRSWRGDFYPAGLVQRAELTYIGEHFSTVELNGSFYSLQRPQSYLRWRAEVPEDFTFAVKGSRYISHMLRLRETTGALANFFASGVLALGPTLGPILWQLPERQQFEPDVLADFLDALPRTTAEARALGQQHDARMTGRTWLSDVEDRPLRYALEPRSSSFDDPALTEILNRRGVALTVADTAGRWPQFEPGDADLVYVRLHGASELYASGYTPEELEGWAERCRRWSAGRGDRDVFVYFDNDARGHAPHDALTLARLVGDSQDGRR
- a CDS encoding Dps family protein, with translation MSKAQTVPSIAVDPTVAAAAAQFLSPVVHGLQALTVNGKQAHWHVRGANFVGVHELLDTIVEHAGEFADTAAERIVALGLPIDARMQTVAEKAGQTAVPAGFEQSDALIRAVIGDIDAILVDVKAAVDGLDEVDLTSQDVAIEIQRGLEKDRWFLISHIAA
- a CDS encoding KTSC domain-containing protein, whose amino-acid sequence is MRRRAVTSSAIASVGYEESTAELEIEFVSGEVYRYFAVPRSVHTDLLSAPSIGRYFQRHIRDRYPTRQQ
- a CDS encoding amidohydrolase, with product MIARGDQVGFLRAVRLTGPLAHTFGDEPVDLVIDRDRIVDAAPSGALRAEGAVLEGDGRRLVAGLWDHHVHTVQWALNADRVPLGTMRSAAEAARAMGDAVALADGRRVGAGMRDALWPDVPSLTLLDERTGAEPTYLINADVHSVWLNTAAFRREGFEPIADGMLREEDAFEISRRLNAADDLMADAAVHRAGERAAARGVTGLVDFDMAWNADAWQRRAHAGFAAHRVEFAFYAAELHRAIERGLRTGDELASTSGLVHVGPLKLITDGSLGTRTAACSHAYDDDPTNFGVLTIEPDRLRELLTTATASGIEVAVHAIGDRAVASALDAFTFTQARGTIEHAQLVRHADLVRFARLGVIASVQPEHAIDDRDLVGSLWQHQQALSHPLGSLIEAGIPVRFGSDAPVAPLDPWLTIAAAVHRTGDDREPWRPEERVGIESALRASSRHGGSDIEIGGIADLALCEIDPLTADRAELSRMPVAATLLGGRLTHLA
- a CDS encoding DUF262 domain-containing protein, whose product is MATATNVEAHATGTIEWLSAPTTNIVVPVYQRQYRWDIGGCEKLLSDIRAVAGEDAADRHFIGSILSGRDAASEADAEDGDLILIDGQQRITTIMLLIAALHHAVRDADAALAAELERVLVRADDPSRTKLRPHHAWAELYESVVLDRRGDVDRESRFDDNYAFFRSQVHADEAQAIWRGLQRLEHVSITLGPQASAQQIFESLNSTGQPLRDHELIHNYILMGLSHAEQLRIEQDYWLPVEQHTGETIGGFWRHYLVMTTGREIDAAGEHGVYAAFRASFPRLDLDRLREDAAVWREYAEIYGILLDPTREPDPAIRAQLHHVNTFGRTSYPLVMSAYGDHRRGAISRDDLIEVLEWVQALFLRRAIVGLPSDRLIARLCRARADGRDTLMRAIARITPSDERISAVLKYGELPHPAYVLGRIAGVDDLSEFDVETVVPPVPATSWSGDGIREWKEYTEDEQNAHRALTPTLGNLTLLEDSLTLRVFGASFPEKRDRAYARSSVAATRELGEIAAWSTAAIAARTVRLTAELLKIWARPDVDEIDDDGLTPVLDAVRRRGWPAGWDREFDYCEYRGEHWEIKDVRALFNRIFRRAWTDDRPAALAYSGKHGGPIYSEMAWKGQWDQFDESHFLYMGWDSHYMMTALQGVLEESGIAAEVFVKYSYIGNVM
- a CDS encoding alpha/beta fold hydrolase, coding for MTATTTVRRMQDLTVEEHTLTLPLVWGDPADTRTIDVFAAVVTREGGEDLPYLVFLQGGPGHEAPRPFHSPSAPSWLDAALAEHRVVLLDQRGTGRSTPVGDGDLARGAEAVAEHLTHLRADAIVRDCEAFRQHLGAERWNVLGQSFGGFTTLAYLSTDASSLERVYITGGLSTLDRTPDEVYALCYDKMRDASERYYRRFPEHRDRMRRLADLALAGELVLPDGEMVSLSRLRSIGSALGTNDGWQSLWSFLELDPSSNAFRHDLAAAMPYDGRNPLYFVFHESSYASGHRTRWSAERVEPSDFAADPTLFTGEHIRRDWTETVPAFRPWRDVALALAEHEWPAIYDAAAVQASGAVGAAAVYVNDVYVPYEFSMETARLLPGVRTWATSEHEHNGLRAGDVLPRLFELAHDRRVR
- a CDS encoding CDGSH iron-sulfur domain-containing protein; amino-acid sequence: MTARTEAPTITACTDGPLLVRGDVDLQSAAGRPIERHRSTIALCRCGLSSIKPFCDGAHKTSGFRTDDGPDVRK
- a CDS encoding gamma carbonic anhydrase family protein, which translates into the protein MTIASNASVIALGTRVPRIAEDAFLADGARIVGEVALGAGASVWYNAVLRADSAPITVGARSNVQDNVSVHVDTAHAVVIGDDVSIGHNAVVHGCTIGDGSLVGMGAVVLSGAVIGAGCLIAGGAVVLSGTEVPDGSLVAGVPAKVRRPLTDQERQGLVANAEIYLGHIRTHSAAQAR
- a CDS encoding iron-containing redox enzyme family protein, coding for MTLSLSSEPMTIAISGRGPLSAALLEVLTDRAPQRAGELAQLARDAVLVEDPITDEDVQLSLFLLYAVAYGSLPQFAAHWEWDVSLLAARAALERAFEDAVRAVVPQPERPEPTGESVAAALFALTAPQPGPSLSHHVARRADAAQARELLVQRSIYTLREADAHSWAIPRLTGRAKAALIEIQADEYGGGRVERMHQVMFADAMRGADLDDAYGAYVDLVPAITLASFNLMTMFGLNRRLIGASVGHLAAFEMTSSLPCRAIAEGLRRLGFGDDVAAYYDEHVEADAVHEQIAGRDLAGSLAEDRPELLDDILFGAAACLTVDGWASEHILHAWEAGRSSLRREAQLG